One segment of Theobroma cacao cultivar B97-61/B2 chromosome 9, Criollo_cocoa_genome_V2, whole genome shotgun sequence DNA contains the following:
- the LOC18589853 gene encoding uncharacterized protein LOC18589853, producing MADKVAERANKKIYGLVYSRASTGRGKPNEIAGDDDLIIGSLPKEMMMKLVSGRSNSVRYRAKESLTENCIENFKGKESTEMITMKGKSKAECSKREESQTGGGVPIGNGQVEVDNTVQKEDNRNVVTPMKQKRGADGEIVRAYFSSSEKSLSRLRPRKEVPAFRMVNLEESDNEFVVGKRVKVYWSGSRRWFIGRIVAFDNKNRLHRILYEDGDEEVLDLRKERFELEVIPTDCFKLKSEPHSAGKADGLDSGNVREAVMKQNSTDLTSAKSMTKSSESKQKKEAKKEGQRTSRKTYRKGTEATLEDLVSNVAVIPEKVDELVTNKASDMEKPGQASPEEDESNFISEVVKEATEEFEAETTVGKSHSEFWSVGSDNSRIKESGKAVEDDSLKISIAELAKKPKGSRKRLMPRAKRMRTNKALSREFGNVEEKLEADMKSHVQCDEVKTTEMDIDINIEAMEVNLQNISSETLGKKASEGDETSNEASFTTLDLTSKDKTAKGSGDASRNAANEVENLTKTENRTAEQAVIPGLLLNPHDVKDEREVLAAHQMELAASINKGEDELISGITSVQRFEHIDSMNTNRETESILEAESMKPCESSNCLQPVVSPEEPKPYVLQGKVKLENSESDKESKEGMDFISVKNESYSSKESQSNNGAAS from the coding sequence ATGGCTGATAAGGTAGCAGAAAGGgccaataagaaaatatatggACTTGTGTATTCTAGGGCAAGCACTGGCAGAGGCAAACCAAATGAGATAGCCGGGGATGATGACCTAATTATAGGGAGTCTGCCGAAAGAAATGATGATGAAGCTTGTTAGTGGGAGATCTAACAGTGTTAGATACAGAGCAAAAGAAAGCTTGACAGAAAAttgtattgaaaattttaagggaaaagaaagTACAGAAATGATAACTATGAAAGGTAAGTCCAAGGCAGAGTGCTCTAAGCGGGAGGAGAGTCAGACTGGTGGAGGGGTTCCCATTGGCAATGGACAGGTAGAGGTAGACAACACTGTCCAGAAAGAGGACAACAGGAACGTAGTCACTCCAATGAAGCAGAAGAGGGGTGCAGATGGAGAAATAGTTCGTGCATATTTCTCATCTTCAGAGAAAAGTTTGTCTAGGCTTCGTCCTAGGAAAGAGGTACCTGCTTTTCGCATGGTTAATCTGGAGGAGAGTGACAATGAATTTGTAGTTGGTAAAAGAGTCAAGGTCTACTGGTCAGGTTCACGCAGATGGTTCATAGGACGCATTGTTGCTTTTGATAACAAGAATAGGCTGCATAGGATTCTGTATGAAGATGGTGATGAAGAGGTGTTGGACTTAAGGAAAGAACGTTTTGAACTTGAGGTAATACCAACTGACTGTTTCAAGTTGAAAAGTGAACCCCATTCTGCTGGAAAAGCTGATGGATTGGATAGTGGCAATGTTAGAGAAGCTGTGATGAAACAGAACTCAACAGATCTTACTAGTGCAAAATCAATGACAAAGAGTTCAGAGTCCAAGcagaaaaaagaagcaaagaaaGAGGGCCAAAGGACAAGCCGCAAAACGTACAGGAAGGGCACTGAAGCTACTTTGGAGGATTTGGTCTCTAATGTGGCTGTGATCCCAGAGAAAGTTGATGAACTAGTAACTAATAAGGCCAGTGACATGGAAAAACCTGGTCAGGCAAGTCCTGAAGAAGATGAATCTAATTTCATTTCAGAAGTTGTCAAAGAAGCTACTGAGGAGTTTGAAGCAGAAACAACTGTAGGTAAGTCTCATTCTGAGTTCTGGAGCGTGGGATCGGACAACAGTAGGATTAAAGAAAGTGGGAAAGCTGTGGAAGATGACTCCTTAAAGATCAGCATCGCTGAATTAGCAAAAAAGCCAAAGGGTTCAAGGAAAAGACTTATGCCAAGAGCTAAAAGAATGAGGACCAATAAAGCTTTAAGTAGAGAATTTGGCAATGTTGAGGAGAAGCTGGAGGCAGATATGAAGTCTCACGTTCAGTGTGATGAAGTAAAGACCACAGAAATGGATATTGATATCAACATTGAGGCAATGGAAGTTAATCTTCAGAACATTAGCAGTGAAACACTTGGAAAGAAAGCAAGTGAAGGAGATGAAACATCAAATGAAGCTTCATTTACTACACTGGATCTCACTTCAAAGGACAAAACTGCTAAAGGATCTGGTGATGCCAGTAGAAATGCTGCTAATGAGGTGGAAAACCTGACAAAGACAGAAAATAGAACAGCTGAACAAGCTGTCATTCCTGGTCTGCTCTTAAACCCTCATGATGTCAAAGATGAGAGGGAGGTCCTGGCTGCTCATCAAATGGAATTGGCTGCTTCCATTAACAAGGGTGAAGATGAATTAATAAGTGGGATCACCAGTGTTCAAAGATTTGAACATATTGACAGCATGAATACTAACCGTGAGACAGAATCTATCCTGGAAGCTGAGAGCATGAAGCCCTGTGAATCATCTAACTGTCTGCAGCCTGTTGTAAGTCCAGAAGAACCAAAGCCATATGTTTTGCAGGGAAAAGTCAAATTGGAGAATAGTGAATCTGATAAAGAATCCAAAGAAGGCATGGACTTCATCAGTGTGAAAAATGAAAGCTATTCTAGCAAGGAAAGCCAAAGCAATAATGGTGCTGCAAGCTGA